The proteins below are encoded in one region of Clostridia bacterium:
- a CDS encoding RidA family protein produces the protein MRSRKLLIVIAALVLCTSTLAGQSHPKRKHINLPNRPPNAPFSDAVMVGDSLYLAGRIGLDAKTGKLPTDVDVEIRNLLGSFQALLAQVGMSMDDLVTVQVFCPDVSLYERFNAAYRHEFKKDLPARAFIGSGPLLFGAHFEMQGIAVRNAVEAQKKTNRKNRQP, from the coding sequence ATGCGTTCACGCAAATTGCTGATCGTTATTGCCGCGCTGGTTCTGTGCACCAGCACTCTGGCGGGCCAGTCGCACCCGAAGCGCAAACACATCAATCTGCCGAATCGGCCGCCAAATGCGCCGTTCAGCGACGCCGTTATGGTGGGTGACTCGTTGTATCTGGCCGGGAGAATCGGTCTGGATGCGAAGACCGGCAAGCTCCCAACGGATGTGGACGTGGAGATTCGGAACTTGCTGGGCAGCTTCCAGGCATTGCTGGCGCAAGTTGGCATGTCCATGGACGACCTGGTGACGGTGCAGGTCTTTTGCCCGGATGTTTCGCTTTACGAACGCTTCAACGCCGCGTATCGACACGAATTCAAGAAAGACCTTCCGGCGCGCGCGTTCATAGGGTCGGGTCCGCTGCTCTTCGGGGCGCACTTCGAGATGCAGGGAATCGCCGTCCGGAACGCAGTGGAGGCACAGAAGAAGACCAACCGAAAGAACCGCCAGCCCTAG